The nucleotide sequence AATCTCCCTTCTCGCCATCAATTGAAAAAAAGTCATGATTCACTTGCTGGAACCATTTGTcagatttttctctctatttttctacctACATAAACCGCCAAAAATTTCCTCGACAGGAAGAAGTATGATCTTCCATACcattaatattttgtatgtgcTTGTCCCAACACGTGGTATTCCATGAAgaagaaagctttttttttcttcatttttttctgtattattatcatcaataaccctCTGTCTTCTTGCTAGTATTTAATATGCAATGAGGAACATGTgtatcggattttttttctttgcaactaGATGAGAATTCGTGATTAGGCTTGGATCGTCAAAGGGAGACTGGCAGTCGGGATGGACGGGTGTGTGGCCTTCCTGTGGGCGTGTCTGGCGGTTCTGTGGGCGTCGTCTCTCCCGCCCACACCGCCTCGTCCTCTGTCACCTTCAGGAGATTTGAAGGAAGACAAGTCACGACCAACATCATCTCAGAAACAAGTTTTCCGAAGTGATTAAaaatctgatttatttatttttaaaatgtatttatcattattattattattattatatcattattattattattattatattattatattattttattatcattattattattattatttctgttgtttttcgtgTTCTTCTTggttttccttcatcttcctttcctttttctttgctctgTTATATGTAACTTATTATGTTAGTTCTCCGTTCTTCCattgttcatttctttcttttatctctccatTTATTCTACATATTCTTGTCTCatatttttgtctctccttcttcgtaGTTATCGTTGCTCTTCCTTCTtcggttttattattttctcttgtcttttcctcTTTGGTTCTTCTgctttgttatccttattattgtttattattattgttatcaagattattgttattattgttgttatcattattattgttattattataatcaatactactactactactatcattactatcatatcattattgttgtgttattgtcgttgttgttatcattattgatatggaTGAAGTAAAGAATATGCTGGTATATCGCCTCTACTGTTAATGCCGTGATATTTTGTAGATTTATggatgtctcgtgtgttcctttccCTGATGCCTGCTTCTGGTCATCAATCCAGATCCTCCTAATCATgcgtttatgtaaaaaaaaaaaaaaaaaaaaaagaagaagaagaagaaaaaaaaaaaaaaaaaaaaaaaaaaaaaaaaatattatatatctatatatatatatctatatatatatatatatatatatattatatatatatatatataatcgcaaaTTGTTTAGATAAGATGAACCTTCACAATCACAggtagatatatgaaaatattgcaTTCATGTTGGATTATGAGTATAGTAATGATTTAAAAGACATTTAGCCCGTTTCAGACTCTCACCATCTACAGCAAGTGCCGTGGATTGTAGAATTTTTAAAGGCTTATTTGAGACACAGGTTTTTTCCCATCCATCCATGAAGTGACCCTGGAGAGGGTTTGGCGTGGCAGCCCCCGTGAACCTGAGTGGAGGCAGTGCGGCAGAAACAGGCAGGATGTATTATTCACTCTATGGACGTCTACGTGTCGTGCCGCGGTCAGATGGGCGCTGCGGTGCCCGTGGTCTGAACGAGCTTAATCAAAAGGCAATCGCAAACCATATATGGCTAATCAAAACCCGCGGGCTTTCATCAGATGAGCGAGAAATCAGAACTCGCCTTTTCTAGGGAACTCGCTTTTCAGGGGCTGGTCGACTCATACGTGGTTTAGCTCGGGCACGAAAACCATCTAAACCAGATGAGggtaaacgaaaagaaaaaggaaaaagaaaaaaaaaaatgaaataaataaaaaagaaagggggagggaggaccgaaggggagaggtggggacaTTCGGACGTCCAGTTGTCGTTCTAGCTTCGACGTCGGCAGTTTTGTGCTGGCGGAGGAGACCTTCCCCGGCGCCCAAGGAGCAGCACTGAACGCAAGCAGCGAGAGGCGGATCGACTTGATAAAATCACAAATAATTTGAGCTGCGGTGGTCTGGCAGGTCTAATAAAGATCTAGATCGTTTCATCAGCAAATAAGTCTTGGTTTTATTTACTGCACTAACCGAAATGATATTAATGGAACTCGTTAGTACCtgcttatcaatatatatatttatctatttatatttatatatgtctctctatatatatctatacatgcatatataaacagacacacacacacacgcacaaatacacgcacgcacacactcacacatagacacacacacgcgcacacacacacacacacacgcacacatactcacacacacacacatatataatgataaaccaATGATAATAAGCAACAATAACATATACAGAGAAGAATGCacctaaagaaaataacaataactcgCTTCCTTCCCCCGCCCTCGCAGTCCCCTCGCAAAGGCACGATGGAGTGCTCTGCCTTCTGCCACAGCACGCCGGGCTGTCTCAGCTTCAACCTTGGCAACTCAGCGCCGTACCGCTGTCAGCTGCTGCGTCTCAAGGAGGGCGACACTGTCGTCAGCAACACGGACTTTGACCAGTTCATCTCCACCAGCGGTAAGTGCTAATCAGCGCGAGTATAGGGGGTGCGTACTGTAAATAAGTGTTTATGTCAAGGGTTATTTATAATGTGTTgcacgttatatatatgtgtgtgtgacgtatgtgtttgtgtatgtatatatgaatatatacatatttacatgtgcatgtgtgtcttgtgtatgtatgtatatgtatatatacatatacataatataaagatacatatttactggtgtgtgtgtatgtaaatatatatatatatatatatatatatatatatatatatatatatatatatatatatatatatatatatatatatatatatacatttgtatatatctacacaaataaacaattaagttaataaataaataaacacacacatataaatatacatattcatatacgtctacatatatacatacatacatatatatgtttatttattagtatatacatatatgcacatttatacacacatacactgtagGCCTCTCTCAAATAATGCGTATGAGGTTGTTTGGCAACACTACCCAACTAGATGTTCTTCCTCATCAACTACAGTCCATTTGATTCATGGCGGCGATTCGCTCTACGACAAAGACATTTGGTTTCTCAAGGCGAtctgtcattttctcgccgtgagattgggctcgagccagcagtcacaaCGGAAGTCTAGTGCCTTagcatatacgtaaatatatatatatatatatatatatatatatatatatatatatatatatatatatatatatatatatatatacatacatatataacactaacaccctgtctccctttctctcactgtttggtaacaataacacaacactaCTACATTGCACTGATACCCGGGGCATTTCCATGTTAGTGACCCTAGGAGGTTTGCACCATTTCCCTTACATTCCTTCATGAATGCAACACGAGTACGACTTGGCCATACAAGTCTCGGGTGCTTTCCGGAATAAGCTTTGGTTTGCCTGCCCATTTATCATTTGCCTTAGCTTCTTACCTTACAGACAAACCACTCTCGTACCATAATTGCGTGGCAGGGTATGGGGCGTGTTGAATAgttcacttcatctctctctttctctctctctctccctccccttctctctcaatctctgtatTTATATGGAAACACCATTTCTATTTCCTTGCTACAGCTAGTGTGGTTCCCGTCGAGGCAAGCAATGGTGGTCCTTGGGGCACTTGGCATGCTTGGGTCTACTGTTTACCAGGAAGCTACATGAACGCGTATCAGATAAAGGTACAGCTATTTTGTCATGAATGAAAATTGCACGCCTTCTCTCTGGGCATACTGTGCGATATAAGCACATATGACTACTACTCTGTCTTAGTGAATAGCCTATTAAAAATGAACTTTCCTGTATCGTTGTATGCGGCAGTAaaccaattcttctttttttttgttctacagTACGACGTTTACAACGGTTTAGGAATGGGTACAGACGACTTCGGAATCACCCATCTGAAACTGTTCTGCGTCTATCCCAACGCCAGTGATGCCAATGACATGATTGTAGGGGTAAATGACAACAACCCTCCTGGAGCCTGGGAAGGCGAGTGTTCCTTTTTTATCTAATGTCTCTCctcaatcacaaaaaaagaaaagacagaaagaaggaaactaAGACAGAAtgaactttttaattattattattattattattattattattattattattattaatattattattatgtttattttttatcggcAACTTTCGCAACACTCACCCTCCAGATGTGCAAGTGTGCCCTGAGGGGAAGTGGCTGAAAACTTGGATGCAGGCGGTGACCCCTTCTCTAGGCTCAGACGACGACGACGCCCTGAACAACATAGTCTTCTATTGCTCTTCGGATGCGAGTGGCCGCTCTGATGTAGGTAAGGGCAAGGCAGCGTTCAGTGGAGCATTAAACGGTTTCTTTGGGATTTTGGACTACTTTTTGATTCAGGGGCCGAGATCAAAGGAGTGATTGGGGAGATGTGCATTTTAGAGAGAGGAGCACAAAAGGGGATCTTACAGCGCTTCTCTGAGTGAATTTCG is from Penaeus monodon isolate SGIC_2016 chromosome 12, NSTDA_Pmon_1, whole genome shotgun sequence and encodes:
- the LOC119579168 gene encoding vitelline membrane outer layer protein 1-like encodes the protein MGTDDFGITHLKLFCVYPNASDANDMIVGVNDNNPPGAWEDVQVCPEGKWLKTWMQAVTPSLGSDDDDALNNIVFYCSSDASGRSDVVGQRLLGTGDGRYAQSSTVTCPFSTLPCGVRAKVHAYQASGDDTAVNHVQFACCFIDL